The window TGACTGAGCAAAAACTTGGGCAATGCCTGATCCCATTTGACCTGCTCCAACGACCATGACGGTCTCTTCTGTACTCATGACGATGAACGCCTCCCTTTTAATCTACCTTTATCATGATGGCATCTCCTTGACCGCCTCCACTGCAAATCGCCGCGATGCCAATGCCTCCGCCTCTTTGTTTCAATGCATGAATCAAGGTCAAGATGATACGTGTTCCGCTTGCCCCAATGGGATGACCAAGCGCAACTGCACCACCGTTGATATTCATTTTCCGCCGGTCCAGCCCGGTTATTTTTTCACATGCCAGCGCAACTGCTGAGAAGGCTTCATTGATTTCAAATAGATCGATATCTTCTAGACGCTTGCCTGTTTTCTGTAAAATTTTCTCGATGGCAAAGGCTGGTGTTTTCGGAAAATCCTTTGCCTCTACGGCTACCTGCGTATGCCCAAGCACGACTGCCATTGGCTTTACGTCATGCTGCTCCGCATATGTGTCTTTCATTAAAAGAAGCGTACTTGCTCCATCATTGACACCTGGTGCATTTCCAGCGGTAATGGTACCCGTTTGATCAAAAACAGGCATGAGCTTTGACAGTCGTTCATATGACGTATCACGCCGCGGGGATTCATCTTCTGTGATCAGCCGCTCTCCCGTTTTCGTCTTGACGGTGACTGGGGTGATTTCCTGTTGAAAAAAGCCGTTTTTCTGCGCTTCGATGGCCCGTTCATGACTTCTTAGTGCCCAAAGGTCTTGCTCTTCCCGCGTGATACCAAGCTCCTTTGCAGCCATGCTCCCATACTCACCCATATGAACGCCTGTAAATGAACAGGTTAATCCATCTAAAATCATCGCATCTTGTACCGCACCATCTCCCATTTTGTAGCCCCATCGCGCTTTTTTTAGCAAATAAGGTGCGTGTGACATGGACTCCATACCGCCTGCTACGATGACCTCAGCATCTCCAGCTCGAATGATTTGATCTGCTGTGCTCACACTGCGCATTCCTGATGCACAGACTTTATTGATAGTTTGCGTCGGAACGGACCATGGAAGATCAGCATTTCTTGCTGCTTGCCTTGAAGGAATCTGACCTTGTCCTCCCTGCAAAACACTTCCCATGATGACCTCATCCACAAAATGTGAATCCCGTACTCTTTCCAGCGCAGCTTTGATCGCTATTCCGCCTAGTTCTGCGGCAGTCAACCCACTGAAAGCACCGCCTAGTTTTCCAAATGGTGTTCTTGCTCCAGATACAATGACCGTCTTACTCATGTATGTCCCCTCCCGTTTGTTACCGCTTACATATTATCTAGGCAGCTGATGTACAGCGCCATGTATAAGCCGATGAATATCCTATTCATCGGCCTGTTTTGTTTACGAAACCTGCTTTCCAGCCTCACCAAACACTGATTTTTCAAGAAGTTCTGCGACATCAAATGTGCCTACCTGCTCCTCTACTTCCTTCGCCTTCGTGCCATCTCCCAGCATGGTGAGGCAATAAGGGCATCCTGAGCTGATGATGGACGGCTGCACCTGTAACGCCTGCTCCGTTCGGGCAGTGTTAATCCGGGTACCTGTCTCTTCTTCCATCCACATTAAGCCCCCGCCTGCACCGCAGCACATACCGGTTTCACGATGACGCTTCATTTCTCTCAGCGTCACACCAGGGATGGCTTTTAAAATGTCTCTCGGCGGATCATACACTTCGTTATATCTGCCTAGGTAGCAAGAGTCGTGGAAGGTAATCACTTCGTTCACTTCATGTACAGGCGTTATTTTCCCTTCTTTCACTAGCTCTGCCAGTAATTCTGTATGATGGTACACTTCTGCCTCAAGTCCGAAGTCTGGATACTCATTTTTAAATAAATTGTAGGCGTGCGGATCAATCGTGACGATCTTTGTGACCCCGTTTTTCTGGAATTCTTCAATATTTTTTGCAGCAAGCTCTTGGAATAAAAATTCGTTTCCAAGTCTTCTTGGTGTATCGCCTGAGTTTTTCTCTTTATTGCCTAGGATGGCAAAGGAGACCCCTGCTTCGTTGAGGAGCTTTGCAAAGGCAAGCGCAATTTTTTGGCTTCGATTGTCATATGCCCCCATTGAACCAACCCAGAATAAATAATCGAAGGTTTGATCTGCTTTTTTCAGCTCTTTTACTGTCGGCACATGCACATCTTCTCTCAGTTCACGCCAATTTTCTCTTTCTTTCCGGTTCAATCCCCACGGGTTCCCTTGGCGCTCAATGCTTGTCATGGCACGCTGTGCATCTGCATCCATTTTCCCTTCGGTCAGCACAAGATATCTGCGCATATCAATAATCTTGTCGACGTGTTCATTCATGACAGGGCATTGGTCTTCACAGTTTCGGCACGTCGTACATGCCCAAATTTCTTCTTCTGTAATGACCTCACCAATGAGAGAAGGATGATACATTGAGCTGGCCGCCGATTCCTCTGCACCTGCTCCTCTCGCCTGCAGCGCCAGCTGATTTCCTGTTGTCTGCCTGAAGGCAAGCTGCGGGACCCATGGTGTCTTCGATGTAATGGCGGCCCCTTTATTTGTTAAATGATCTCTTAACCTTAAAATTAAATCCATTGGAGACAGCATCTTCCCTGTTCCTGTTGCCGGGCACATATTTGTGCAGCGCCCGCATTCCACACAGGCGTAAAGGTCGATCAGCTGTGACTGACGGAAGTCTTCAATTTTTCCCACACCGAAGGTCTCTTGTGTCTCATCTTCAAAATCAATTTTTTGCAGCTTGCCTGGCGGGTCTAATCTGCTGGCAAATACATTCACCGGTCCTGCAATGAGGTGAGCGTGCTTTGACTGCGGGACATATACTAAGAATGTCAGCAAAATAAGGAGATGCACCCACCATGCGACATAAAAAACGACCGTTGCTGCAAGAGGTGAAATTCCGCCCAGCAAGAAAGCAATACTGGAGGCGATTGGCTCAGTTGGTGATAGAGAGTGTCCATGCCAAATGATGTTCATCCCGTTCCCCAGTAAGACTGTCAGCATCAAGCCGCCAATAAATAAAAGCACTAGACCTGATTTAAAGCCTCGTTTTAAACGGACAAGCTTCTCCACATACCTTCTATGGAATGCCCAAACAACAGCTACTAAAATGAGAAGTGTGACCACCTCTTGGAAAAAGGTAAAGACACCGTAAAGCGGACCTAAAGGGAGTCCGCTGCCCGGAACGAGTCCCTTCATAATAAAATCAAGGGCTCCGAACTGTACAAGAATAAACCCGTAGAAAAACAGCACATGAATGATGCCGCTCTTCTTGTCCTTTAACAGCTTCTTTTGCCCAAACACATTGACCCAAACACGCTCTAAGCGTCTCTTCATGTCTTGTTGAAATTCTTCTTTTTTACCAAGACGAATATACGCCGCTCGTGTTCGAATGAGATAAATAAACAAATACACAGCGTAAGCGGTCACCGCCGCAAATGCGATCAAGTTCATTATTAAAAGGCTATTCATCTTGCTCCCCCTTTCATTCCCCAAAAACCACTTTGTTCCGTTTCTATGTTGTACCTCTATCATAAATAATGAATGAGCATTCAGTCAATATTTTTTACACGTTTGGGTACACTATTGAAATATGCAAAAAAGGAGGAAGCTTCATGATCGCATTGATCATCCTACTCGTACTCATTGCCATCGTTTTTCTCGTGATGGTAGACCTTTATATGGGAAAGAAATATTTTTCTACCCGCGCTTTTGAACGGTCTTTTGATAAAACAAGCGGTGATGCAGCTTTTTATCATGATGGCGAACCATTTTTTGATCAGCTGCTCGCGGATATTCAACAGGCCTCTTCTTCTATTCATATGATGTTCTTTATTGTAAAGAACGACAAGATTGGCCAAAGGGTCTTACAAGCACTGAAAGCCAAAGCGGAACAAGGGGTTTCAGTCTTTTTGCTGACCGATCGACTAGGGTCCTATCCGTTTGATCAAAAGTCCATTGATATGCTAGAAAAAAGCGGCATCCAATTTTACTTTTTAAATAAGCCTCGTTTCCCTTTTTTGATTTATCGGTTAAACATGAGAAATCATCGTAAAATTACGGTGATTGATGGAAAGATTGGCTATATTGGCGGGTTTAATATTGGCGATGAATATGTTGGAAAAAATGGCCAGTTTGGCATTTGGAAAGATTATCATTTGCGCATGACAGGGCAAGTTGTCGCAGATCTCCAGCATGTGTTTTTGAATGATTTATACCGGTCATCTGGCATTCATCAGCTGCAATATGAGGTTTTTCCTGCTTTGGAACCGGGAACACTACAATGCACAACACGCGCGACTGCTGGTTTTTCTTTAGAAGCTTTGTTTCTCAAAGATATTCAGCAGGCGAGAAAGCAGATCATCATCTGTACGCCTTACTTTATTCCATCTGCCCCTCTTCTGAGTGCACTGCTTGATGCACGAGAGCGAGGTGTCACGGTTGAAATCATCATCCCAATGAAAGCGGATCATCCACTTGTCAAAGAGGCTGGATTTCATTATTTGAAGGACCTCATTGCCTCTGGCTGCCTTGTGTATCGTTTTTATAAAGGATTTTATCATGCGAAAGCCATTCTAATTGACCAGAGACGCTGTATGATTAGCACGGCAAATTTTGATAAACGCAGCTTGTTTCTAAATGAGGAAGTAGACGTGGCCATTGATGATGCCGGCTTTACTGCACACGTAGAGGAAAAAATTCGAGAGCACATGGAAGTGTCTGAGCTTATGACAGAGGAGAAATTGACCCAGCGTCCGCTTTTGTCACGTCCGCTGGAATGGGTTGGCGCCATGTTCTCGTACTTTTTATAAAGGAGATGACCTATGCGTTATCGATTTGGTTATGTATCCAATGCCGTCACCTTGTGGGAAGCTTCTCCTGCCAAGTCGCTGACCTTTGCAAGATACAGTAAGCTCTCAAAGGAAGAGAGAGAAGAGGCTTTATTGCGAATAACGAAAGCCAATCTCGTGAATACATTAAGAACGCTCTATTTCGCCATTGCCCATGATATCCCGCTTTACCGTTTTTCAAGTTCGATCGTCCCGCTCGCGACCCATCCCGATGTGCGCTGGGACTTTGTGACACCTTTTCAAAAGGAGTTTCTTGAAATTGGCGAGTTGGTGAAACGGCATGGGCTACGTGTGAGCTTTCACCCTAATCAATTTACCTTGTTTACTAGCCCAAAGCCTTCAATCACAGAAAATGCCGTGATCGATATGGCGTACCATTATCAAATGCTTGAAGCGATGAAGCTCGAAAAGGAAGGCTATATGAACATTCATGTGGGCGGTGCGTACGGTGATAAAGAATCGGCGCTTCAACGTTTTGATGACAATATCCAAAAGCTTCCGGCGCATATCAAGGCGAGAATGACGCTTGAGAATGATGACAAAACGTATACGTCGTTAGAAACCCTTGGTGTATGTGAAAAGCACGGTATTCCATTTGTTTTTGATTACCATCATCACGTTGCCAATAAAGATGACGATGCCGCGCTTGAAGACATCCTGCCAAGAATGTTCGACACTTGGACGAGCACTGGCATTCCGCCTAAAATCCATTTATCCTCACCTAAATCAGAAAAAGCCATACGCAGTCATGCAGATGGTGTAGATATGTCCTTTGTCTTACCGCTTTTTCATGCATTAAAACCGTATGGGCGTGATGTAGATTTTATGATTGAGGCGAAGTTAAAGGATCAGGCACTGCTCCGACTTGTCGAAGAGCTGTCTGCGATAAGAGGCAATAAGCGAACGGGCGGAGGAACCTTTGAGTGGAAATCATAGAGAAAGGTTTATCCCTGTGCAAACAGGGGTAACAAAGCTATTGTGAGAAAGTAATTAACAGGAGGATATGAAGATGTCTCAAATCTATTCAATCCAAATCGCTGCGAAAGCATTGAATTTACATAAGCTTATTTCTCTTTATCAAAAATGCCACCAGGCTCAACATCGTCTATATGTGTATTCTAAAAAAACAATGTGCAACATCAAGAACATCGTAGAGCTTGAAACCTTCAGGCTCACTCATTTAGAGTCTGACTACTTAATTGTCGTAGAGGGAAAAAAAGCGCAAGATCTCTTGCAGCCATTTGAAAAAGAGCAGGTTTCATAAAAAAGAGCAGCCCTCAGGCCGCTCTTTTGTTATATCCACTCTTTTGTCAACCAAACTTGTTTTGAAGCTGCATCCATTTTCACTTGTGCCCCGATTGGCATCGTAAGCATCGGGTGTGTATGGGCACAGTCAAAATCTGCGATGAGCGGTCTCTTTGTCTCTCCAAGCACCTCAAGTAAAATCTCGTAAGGTTCTTTTCCCGTTCCCTCATCATCAAACAGCTCATGTTTTCCCAAAAGAATACCTGATACCCGCTCAAACACTCCATTTACTTTCAATAAAGAGAAGTTTTTTTCTACAACCGAAGCGGTTTTCATGCAATCTTCAATAAGGAGGACGTCTCCGTTTTGAATGGCTGGCATGAACTCACTTCCCCATATGCCGTACATGGCATTCAGATTCCCGCCGATCAATCTGCCTTCTGCCTGTCCCTCTATGACGCACAGCCAATCGTTTGGACGCTGCTTTTTATCACGCGTCTTTTCTTCCCAATTGATTCGTTCATCCGTCCAAAAAGGTGGTTTTTTGACCTGATAAGGAATGGTTTGAGGCTGCATCAGGATGTCTTCGAACGACTGATATGTATAAGCGGCGAACGGTTCAAACTCTCCAAAAGATGGGACAAGCGCCGGTCCGTAGAATACAGGCAGTCCCGTTTTTTCGTAAGCGGCTAAAAGAATTGCTGTCGCATCTGAATAACCGATCATGATTTTCGGATGTTGCTTCAGCAGCGCAAAATCAAGATAAGGCAGCAAACTATTTGAATTTGTCCCGCCAATCATTGACATGACACACGCCAAGTCCTCTCTAGCCATTAGCTCATTCAGCTCATCGGCTCGTTCTTTAATTGTACCTGAACGGTAGTGATCCTCTTTCCCTGTTAATGATCCTGGTACCACAATGAATCCTTTTTGCTCAAGCCACTTCTTCGCCCGCTGATACCTAAGAGGCGAGGTCGCTGATGCAGGACTTGAAGGTGAAAAAATACCGATCTTATCTCCCTTTTGTAATCGCCGAAGCCCCTTCATTCCATCAGATCCTTCCTACACGAGTTTTTTCTATCCTAACAAAAAAAGCCCTTTATCAAAAGGGCTTTCAGATTTTTGACAAAGGGCTATAATGATCTTTATTTTAGTCCTTTATCTTTTTTCAGCGTGATAGAAAACCTTTGCAGTCTAGGAAGGACGAGCACTGGAGCGGAGCGAATTGAACATTCGTGAGCACCAGAGCGCAGGATTGACAACGAATGCGAGGGTTTGTCTACACGCTGAAAGCCCTTTATCAAAAGGGCTTTCTCTTTCTTCTTAATGACCAAACTGCGCTTCGTGCAGTCTGCTGTATACGCCGCCCATTTGGATTAAGTCTTGGTGGCGGCCTTGTTCTTGAATGCCTTCCTCTGTCACGACGATGATACGGTCGGCGTGTTTAATTGTCGCAAGGCGGTGGGCAATGACGAGCGTTGTCCGTCCGACAGCTAGTTCGCTCAGTGCATCCTGTATGGCTTTTTCTGTTTCTGTATCAAGTGCTGATGTGGCTTCATCTAGAATGAGAATGGACGGGTTTTTCAGGAACATCCGCGCAATCGACAGACGCTGCTTTTGACCACCTGACAGTTTGACGCCGCGCTCACCTATCACGGTATTTAACCCTTCTGGGAAACGCTGAACGAGTTCCTCTAAATGCGCACTTCTTACAGCCTCCCAAATCTCTGCATCACTGGCTTCTAGGTTACCGTACGCAATGTTTTCACGAATGGTGCCCGAGAATAAAAAGACATCCTGCTGCACAATACCGATCTGCTGCCTTAAAGAAGACAATGTCATAGACTTTGTGCTTACACCATCAATCGTGATCTCCCCTTCATCCACATCATAAAAACGAGGCAGCAGACTGCAAATGGTCGATTTCCCCGCTCCTGAAGGCCCGACAAACGCAACCGTTTCTCCTTGTTTGATCTTTAAATCGATATCCTTTAGCACATGGCTGTGTTCATCGTAGCCAAATGTCACGTTTCGATATTCAATTTCACCTTTCAGTCCGTATACATCACGTGCTCCCTCTGTATCCTTCACATCCGGCTCTGTTTCTAGTAAATCGACATAGCTTTTAAAGCCCGCAATGCCTTTTGGATACATTTCAATGACCGTGTTGATTTTATCAATCGGTCTAAATAAAACATTTGTGATCAGAACAAACGCGATAAAGCCACCTGCCGTTAATTGACCTTGCAGGACAAACCATGTACCTGCGAGAAGGACAAACAGTGTCACAAGACGTGTGAGAATGTAACTGATCGATCCATTGACCGACATAATTTTATAAGAAAGAAGCTTCGCTTTCCGAAAACGGTTGTTGTTTTCAGCAAAACGCTTTTTCTCGAAATGTTCATTGGCAAAGGCTTGAACAAGTCGAATGCCCCCGATATTGTTTTCAACCCTTGCATGAAAGTCTCCAATGTCATTATTGAGCTGTGTAATCGCCTTCGTCATCTTCTTATTAAAATGAAGGGCGAGCCAAATGATGACAGGCATGATGAGAAAGGTTAAAATGGCCAGCTGCCAGTTAATCATCAGCATGACTGCAAAGGCACCGAGAATCGTCATAATCGCTATAAACAAATCTTCAGGACCATGATGCGCCACTTCTCCAATGTACATGAGGTCGTTTGTCATCCGTGACATGAGCTTACCTGTTTTGTTGTTGTCAAAGAATTTAAAGGATAGGCGCTGGAAGTGATCAAACAGCTTCTTCCTCATATCTGTTTCAATATTAATGCCAAGCATATGCCCCCAATACGACACAATAAATTGCATAACTGAGCTGAGGGCATAAATGACAAACAGTGCAAGTGCCGTCCAGACAATGACTGTCCAGTTCCCTGTTGGCAACAAAGTATCAATGAAGTAGTTCACGATAAGCGGGAATCCCAGTTCCATCAATCCAACGGCAACAGCGCAAAAGAAATCTAAAAAGAACAGACCTCGATAGGGCCTGTAATAGGCGAAAAAGCGTTTTAGCATATGTAAAAGAACCTCATTTCCTCTATAATTGATAACCATTTTCAATTATAGAGGAATCCTCTTCAAAATACTAGATTAGGAAATGATTTCTTCGACTGGAAAGCCTCATAGCACACCAGAAAACAACCGAGCAAATGATTCCTTTAATCGCTCTTTTAAGCCTCTTTTATAAAAATGAACAGGCCCCATTTGCTCACATTCTTTCATATCTTCTTCATAATGGGCCATCAGCTGCTCAATGGGCTTTTTCGCGGCTGTAAAGACATTGACCTCAAAATTGAGCTGAAAGCTTCTCATATCCACATTTGCGGTACCGACAGAGGCAAGTTCTCCATCTGCGATCATCACTTTTTGATGCATGAAGCCCTTTTGATAGTGATACACTTTGATGCCCTCTTTTAGGAGCTCAGAAAAATAGGATCGTGTGGCGTATTGTGTGAGAAAGCCGTCATTGATCTCCGGAACCATCACCCGGACATCCACTCCTCTTGTCGCAGCAATTTTTAATGCTGTACGAAGGGATTCATTTGGGACAAAATAAGGTGTCGCAATCCAGACAAATTGTTTCGCATTTGAGATGAGTGCATCATATAAATCACTCATACTTTCTTTCATATCGGGTCCAGTCGGTACAACCTGAATGACATCCTCTCCCGTCACAGAGTGCGGCGTATGATACTTCGGATCATCAATTAATACTTCATCTGATACATACTCCCAGTCGAGCATAAAAACAGAGTGAAGGGTTTGAACAGCCTCACCCTTTAACATGGTATGCGTATCACGCCAAAAACCGATATTTTCATCACGTCCGACATATTCTTTTCCGACATTTAACCCGCCGACAAACCCTGTCTTCCCATCAATGATCACGATTTTGCGGTGATTTCGGAAATTGAATTTTTGATTAAAAAAACCATATTTTAAAGGCAGAAAAGGAGCGACCTTTACTCCTTCCTGCTTCAAGCGTTTAATATCTTTTCGGGAGAAGCGAATGCTGCCAGCCGCATCATAGATGAAGCGAACCTCTACCCCTTCTTTCGCTTTTTCTATCAGAATCTCCATCATCCGGTGCCCGAGGAAATCTGATTTGAACATGTAGTATTCTATATGGATGAACGATTTTGCCTTTTTTAATTCTTCAAATATACGGGGAAAAGTCTCCTCCCCATTCTTTAAAATGTCCATATCACTATTTGTGTTCACATGCATGCCTGTTGCTTTTTCTGTGTAATGAAAAAAAGTCCGCTGATTTTCGGTTAGACGCGATTCATCCGGCTTGCTCTCAAGCTCAGATATTCTGCGTAACTTTTCACGGTTGTACATTCTCTTTGATTTGAATAAATGACCTTTCACATAGAGCTGTCCTGAGAACAAATAAAACATATAGCCAATGATCGGGAAAAAGATCAGCACATACATCCATAACAACGTGTGCTGTGATGTACGGTTTTCTAGCATGAGTGAGATGATACTAAATAAAATAATGGCGATATAAACTGCCGCGTACAGCTGAATGCTCCACGCTGGCACAGGCCACCAATATACCACATATGCCCCGAATATCATAAAATATAAAAATAAAAATTCCAGTCTCCTCTTTTTCACATTCTCCGCCCTCATTCGTTTCTGTCTTTTTCTCTTCCATACCCTTTGCACAGCTTGTATGAAACGCACGGCCTATGCCTTTCTCCTAGCTTTTACAGACTTGGACCATTTGATCCGATATAATGGAGAAATATGTGATGGAAAGGAAGATTTGTTTATGCATACACCCTCTCCTTTAAAAAAGGGCGATCATATTCGTGTCATTGCTCCAAGCCGAAGTGCCAGCATTTTATCAGAAGATGGAATCTCTCAATCAAAAAAACGTTTAGAGACCTTAGGTTTCACTGTCTCTTTTGGAAAACACGCGTTTGAATGTGATCTTCATTCCTCGTTATCCATTGAACACCGCTTGTCTGATCTGCATGAGGCGTTCACAGATGATGAAGTCGACGGTATTTTGACAGCCATCGGAGGCTTCAATTGCAATGAACTCTTGCCTTACATTGATTACGACTTAATTCGTCAGCATCCTAAAGTTCTTTGCGGCTACAGTGATATCACCGCACTCGCAAGCGCCATTACCGCCAAATGTGATATGGTGACATACTCTGGACCCCATTTCTCCAGCTTCCAAATGGAGCAGGGGCAAGAGGAGCAGTCCGCTATGTTTCAAGCCTGCTTGATGAGCGGCGGTGAGCCATTTGATGTGATCCCTTCGACAAAGTGGAGTGATGATGCGTGGTATCTCGATCAAGCGAACAGGCAGTTTCATCCGACGAAATGGGGAATATATCAGGAAGGAACAGCTGAAGGCACCTTGTTTGGCGGAAACCTTTGTACACTGAACTTACTGCAAGGGACATCGTTTATGCCTCAAATCAAGGATGCCATCTTATTTGTAGAGGATGATGAGTTGGTCTTCCCTGAAATGTTCGCCAGAGACCTCACCTCCCTCATGCAGCATGCAGAATCAATCAAAGGGTTGATCATCGGACGCTTCCAAAAGAAATCCGAGATGACAGAGGAACATTTGAGGTTCATTTTAGATAAACATCCAATGCTCAAACACATCCCAGTGATCTACGATGTCGATATCGGACATACGCAGCCGGTCTTCACCTTACCGATTGGCGGAGACGTGAAGCTAGCGTGTAAAGATGGAGCCGTGCAGCTGCGCATTCTATCATAAAACAGAGCCAAAAAAGCACCCAAATAAACGGTGCTTTTTTCTATGCCACGATCTTTTATAAAATTTTTTCAGAAAAAAGTGATCCAACCCTCCATCCCCTTCGTTAAGTAGATGTAAAAAGAAAAGAGAGGAGGCAAAAACATGTTTTCTGATGTACTTAGTCAATTATTCGATTCTATTTCTAACATTATTAATACGCTTGGGTAATGTTCAACACCTGCTGTCCTTAGAAGATAGCGGGTGTTTTCTTATAAAAAAGCCCCACTCCTATAGTAGAGCGGGGCTTTTTTGTATTACATCTTTTCCGGTGCAGATACGCCAATTAGTTTTAATGCATTAGCAAGCGTGATTTGTGTTGCTTTCATGAGTGAAAGACGTGCTGTTGTTTTTGTTTCGTTTTCTACATCAATAACCTTCTCGGCATTGTAGAAGCTGTGAAGGGCTGATGCAAGGTCATAAATATAGTTCGTCACGCGGTGCGGAATGCGCTTTTCAGCTGCTTCTGCTACAACTTCTGGGAAGCTGCCAATGATTTTGAGAAGATCGTATTCTTTTTCCGATTGAATGTGAGAGAAATCTGCTTTTTCAAGGCTCGGCTTGTAGCCTTTTTCTTCACCTTGACGCAGCATGCTGCAAATTCTCGCATGCGCATATTGTGCGTAGTACACAGGGTTTTCGTTAGACGTAGAAATCGCTAAGTCTAGGTCAAAGTCCATGTGTGTCGCCGCACTTCTCATCGCAAAGAAATAACGAGTGGCATCTAGGCCTACTTCTTCAATCAGGTCACGCATGGTGACAGCTTTTCCTGTACGCTTACTCATTTTCATCTTTTCACCGTTTTTGTAAAGGTGAACGAGTTGAATGATTTCTACTTCGAGCTTGCCAGCTGGATATCCAAGTGCTTGAATCGCCGCTTTCATTCGGGGGATATAGCCGTGATGGTCCGCTCCCCAAATGTTAATGAGCTGGTCAAAGCCTCTGTCTAGTTTGTCTTTATGGTATGCGATGTCTGGAAGCAGGTAAGTGAAGCTGCCGTCTTTTTTAATCAGCACACGGTCCTTGTCATCACCAAAATCAGTTGAACGCAGCCATGTTGCACCGTCTTCTTCAAAGACATAGCCTTTTTCACGAAGTGTTTCCAGCGCTGGTTCGATTTTTCCGTTTTCATATAAAGAGGTTTCTGAATACCATACATCAAATGGAACACGGAAATTCTCAAGGTCTACACGCAATTTCTCTAATTCGTATTTTAATCCGTATTCACGGAAGAACTTCATCCGCTCTTCTTCTGGCTCATGCACGAAACGGTCACCAAATTCATACGCAAGCTTTTGCCCGATGCCTTTGATGTCTTCTCCTCTGTAGCCGTCTTCAGGCATCTCTTTTTCAAGACCGAGTGCCTCAAAGTAACGTACTTCTACAGATAAAGCGAGATTATTGATTTGATTCCCTGCATCGTTGATATAGTATTCACGGCTCACATCGAACCCTGCTTTATCAAGGATGTTGCAAAGGGAATCACCTACAGCTGCTCCGCGGGCATGTCCAAGGTGAAGGTCACCTGTTGGGTTGGCTGAGACGAATTCGACTTGCACCTT is drawn from Bacillus pumilus and contains these coding sequences:
- the uvsE gene encoding UV DNA damage repair endonuclease UvsE, producing the protein MRYRFGYVSNAVTLWEASPAKSLTFARYSKLSKEEREEALLRITKANLVNTLRTLYFAIAHDIPLYRFSSSIVPLATHPDVRWDFVTPFQKEFLEIGELVKRHGLRVSFHPNQFTLFTSPKPSITENAVIDMAYHYQMLEAMKLEKEGYMNIHVGGAYGDKESALQRFDDNIQKLPAHIKARMTLENDDKTYTSLETLGVCEKHGIPFVFDYHHHVANKDDDAALEDILPRMFDTWTSTGIPPKIHLSSPKSEKAIRSHADGVDMSFVLPLFHALKPYGRDVDFMIEAKLKDQALLRLVEELSAIRGNKRTGGGTFEWKS
- a CDS encoding acetyl-CoA C-acetyltransferase, encoding MSKTVIVSGARTPFGKLGGAFSGLTAAELGGIAIKAALERVRDSHFVDEVIMGSVLQGGQGQIPSRQAARNADLPWSVPTQTINKVCASGMRSVSTADQIIRAGDAEVIVAGGMESMSHAPYLLKKARWGYKMGDGAVQDAMILDGLTCSFTGVHMGEYGSMAAKELGITREEQDLWALRSHERAIEAQKNGFFQQEITPVTVKTKTGERLITEDESPRRDTSYERLSKLMPVFDQTGTITAGNAPGVNDGASTLLLMKDTYAEQHDVKPMAVVLGHTQVAVEAKDFPKTPAFAIEKILQKTGKRLEDIDLFEINEAFSAVALACEKITGLDRRKMNINGGAVALGHPIGASGTRIILTLIHALKQRGGGIGIAAICSGGGQGDAIMIKVD
- a CDS encoding heterodisulfide reductase-related iron-sulfur binding cluster translates to MNSLLIMNLIAFAAVTAYAVYLFIYLIRTRAAYIRLGKKEEFQQDMKRRLERVWVNVFGQKKLLKDKKSGIIHVLFFYGFILVQFGALDFIMKGLVPGSGLPLGPLYGVFTFFQEVVTLLILVAVVWAFHRRYVEKLVRLKRGFKSGLVLLFIGGLMLTVLLGNGMNIIWHGHSLSPTEPIASSIAFLLGGISPLAATVVFYVAWWVHLLILLTFLVYVPQSKHAHLIAGPVNVFASRLDPPGKLQKIDFEDETQETFGVGKIEDFRQSQLIDLYACVECGRCTNMCPATGTGKMLSPMDLILRLRDHLTNKGAAITSKTPWVPQLAFRQTTGNQLALQARGAGAEESAASSMYHPSLIGEVITEEEIWACTTCRNCEDQCPVMNEHVDKIIDMRRYLVLTEGKMDADAQRAMTSIERQGNPWGLNRKERENWRELREDVHVPTVKELKKADQTFDYLFWVGSMGAYDNRSQKIALAFAKLLNEAGVSFAILGNKEKNSGDTPRRLGNEFLFQELAAKNIEEFQKNGVTKIVTIDPHAYNLFKNEYPDFGLEAEVYHHTELLAELVKEGKITPVHEVNEVITFHDSCYLGRYNEVYDPPRDILKAIPGVTLREMKRHRETGMCCGAGGGLMWMEEETGTRINTARTEQALQVQPSIISSGCPYCLTMLGDGTKAKEVEEQVGTFDVAELLEKSVFGEAGKQVS
- a CDS encoding S66 family peptidase; protein product: MKGLRRLQKGDKIGIFSPSSPASATSPLRYQRAKKWLEQKGFIVVPGSLTGKEDHYRSGTIKERADELNELMAREDLACVMSMIGGTNSNSLLPYLDFALLKQHPKIMIGYSDATAILLAAYEKTGLPVFYGPALVPSFGEFEPFAAYTYQSFEDILMQPQTIPYQVKKPPFWTDERINWEEKTRDKKQRPNDWLCVIEGQAEGRLIGGNLNAMYGIWGSEFMPAIQNGDVLLIEDCMKTASVVEKNFSLLKVNGVFERVSGILLGKHELFDDEGTGKEPYEILLEVLGETKRPLIADFDCAHTHPMLTMPIGAQVKMDAASKQVWLTKEWI
- a CDS encoding general stress protein, with protein sequence MSQIYSIQIAAKALNLHKLISLYQKCHQAQHRLYVYSKKTMCNIKNIVELETFRLTHLESDYLIVVEGKKAQDLLQPFEKEQVS
- the cls gene encoding cardiolipin synthase, producing MIALIILLVLIAIVFLVMVDLYMGKKYFSTRAFERSFDKTSGDAAFYHDGEPFFDQLLADIQQASSSIHMMFFIVKNDKIGQRVLQALKAKAEQGVSVFLLTDRLGSYPFDQKSIDMLEKSGIQFYFLNKPRFPFLIYRLNMRNHRKITVIDGKIGYIGGFNIGDEYVGKNGQFGIWKDYHLRMTGQVVADLQHVFLNDLYRSSGIHQLQYEVFPALEPGTLQCTTRATAGFSLEALFLKDIQQARKQIIICTPYFIPSAPLLSALLDARERGVTVEIIIPMKADHPLVKEAGFHYLKDLIASGCLVYRFYKGFYHAKAILIDQRRCMISTANFDKRSLFLNEEVDVAIDDAGFTAHVEEKIREHMEVSELMTEEKLTQRPLLSRPLEWVGAMFSYFL